A genomic stretch from Arachis stenosperma cultivar V10309 chromosome 3, arast.V10309.gnm1.PFL2, whole genome shotgun sequence includes:
- the LOC130969332 gene encoding dof zinc finger protein DOF2.1 produces the protein MDPSSGQQNHQQMANNNNNQSLESMMLGCTKQEQQQEKKPRPQPEQALKCPRCDSTNTKFCYYNNYSLSQPRYFCKSCRRYWTKGGTLRNVPVGGGCRKNKRSCSSSSKRAQDQLPFNPDHNPLMNSLPPLSYDSEFTLALARLQKQTGGVHLGLDDHHDLSMLVNHTNTNTNTNTTTQQQQQQQGFLDALRSNGFNSNTMHSDLYYGGNGDMGEVYNEIMLPYEQEMSVETTQAVTVTTTKQELCNVSYNCNNTNNNNKVLWGFPWQINGETNMLGDIDLSRASWNGNGPLTTPLSWHGLLNSPLM, from the exons ATGGATCCTTCTAGTGGACAACAGAACCACCAG CAAATGGCaaacaataataacaatcaGTCACTAGAAAGCATGATGTTGGGTTGCACAaaacaagaacaacaacaagaGAAGAAGCCAAGGCCACAACCAGAACAAGCATtgaaatgtccaagatgtgATTCAACAAACACAAAGTTCTGTTACTACAACAACTACAGTCTCTCACAGCCAAGGTACTTCTGCAAATCTTGCAGAAGGTACTGGACAAAAGGAGGAACATTGAGGAATGTTCCAGTAGGTGGAGGCTGCAGAAAGAACAAAAGATCATGTTCTTCTTCATCAAAGAGAGCTCAAGATCAATTACCCTTTAACCCAGATCATAACCCTCTCATGAATTCTCTCCCTCCATTGTCATATGACTCTGAATTCACACTTGCATTGGCTAGGCTCCAAAAACAAACAGGTGGTGTGCATCTTGGTCTTGATGACCACCATGATCTCTCAATGTTGGTGAACCACACTAACACtaacaccaacaccaacaccacaacacaacaacaacaacaacaacaaggaTTCTTGGATGCACTTAGAAGCAATGGATTCAACAGCAACACCATGCATAGTGATTTGTACTATGGTGGAAATGGGGACATGGGTGAGGTTTATAATGAGATTATGCTTCCTTATGAGCAAGAAATGAGTGTTGAAACAACTCAAGCAGTTACTGTCACAACCACAAAGCAAGAACTCTGCAATGTTAGTTATAATTgcaataatactaataataataataaggtttTGTGGGGTTTTCCATGGCAGATCAATGGAGAAACAAACATGCTTGGAGATATTGATTTATCAAGAGCAAGTTGGAATGGTAATGGTCCTCTCACTACTCCATTATCTTGGCATGGACTTCTCAATAGTCCCCTAATGtag
- the LOC130969119 gene encoding cathecol O-methyltransferase 1-like: MGLFSQLSETSALLRHFEISSPLHHSETSALLRRGAVLCPSQASRQLSVVHLFLSSLLPRSSSISSLKALSSLKACIDLSDDIGSRGIRMLAATEMPNHGKQACVIPGLPDFAEVYSFIGSAFDPGTRGHVHKLQEMDPINFETAACHNWSDEKWVTVLKNCYKALEENGKVIIFEMIMPEEPDSSNASKLVSIVDNSMFLHAGGKDRTEKEFGKLSKDGFFFGLI; encoded by the exons ATGGGTCTGTTTTCCCAACT TTCTGAAACTTCTGCTCTTCTCCGCCATTTTGAAATCTCTTCTCCACTCCACCATTCTGAAACCTCTGCTTTGCTCCGCCGTGGTGCCGTGCTCTGTCCATCGCAGGCGAGTCGACAACTCTCCGTCGTTCACCTCTTCCTCTCAAGCCTCTTGCCGCGGTCCTCAAGCATCTCTTCCTTGAAGGCGCTGTCATCCTTGAAGGCTTGCATAGATCTCTCAG ATGATATTGGATCAAGGGGGATTAGAATGCTGGCGGCTACTGAGATGCCAAATCATGGAAAACAAGCTTGTGTAATTCCTG GTTTGCCGGATTTTGCTGAAGTTTACAGCTTTATTGGAAGCGCTTTTGATCCTGGTACTAGAGGCCATGTTCATAAGCTGCAGGAAATGGATCCTATAAATTTTGAAACT GCTGCTTGTCATAATTGGTCAGATGAGAAGTGGGTAACAGTGCTGAAAAACTGTTATAAAGCACTTGAAGAGAATGGAAAAGTGATTATCTTTGAGATGATCATGCCTGAAGAACCAGATTCAAGCAATGCCTCTAAGCTTGTCTCTATTGTTGACAATTCTATGTTCCTTCATGCTGGAGGCAAGGAtagaacagagaaagaatttgggAAGCTAAGCAAAGACGGTTTCTTTTTCGGTTTG ATTTAG
- the LOC130967735 gene encoding arogenate dehydratase 2: MAASRIISHPHRPFSPPPSQPHAHSSITLNFTLHPTKRCRFACVLRASLKENDLNDKADLFALPRPLTSTQLSDSVSDGPRLQVAYQGVPGAYSESAAQKAYPNCEAVPCPQFENAFQKVERWLVDRAVLPIENSLGGSIHRNYDLLLRHRLHIVGEVKYAVHHCLMANHGVKLEDLKRVLSHPQALAQCEHTLTKWGLVREAVDDTAGAAQYIAMHGVKDAGAVASSAAAKIYGLNILAQDIQDDCDNVTRFLMLAREPIIPGTDRPFKTSIVFSLEEGPGILFKALAVFALRQINLSKIESRPLRNMPLRMADDNSNGSPKYFDYLFYVDFEASMADPRAQNALRHLNEFATFLRVLGSYPMDTGTV; the protein is encoded by the exons ATGGCGGCGTCACGGATCATATCGCATCCTCACCGTCCATTCTCTCCTCCGCCATCTCAACCCCATGCGCACTCCTCCATCACCCTCAACTTCACACTCCACCCAACAAAACGGTGCCGTTTCGCCTGCGTTCTTCGCGCCTCGCTTAAGGAGAACGATCTCAACGATAAAGCTGACCTATTTGCTCTTCCCC GGCCTTTAACTTCCACTCAGCTCTCCGATTCAGTTTCCGATGGTCCACGTCTTCAAGTTGCATATCAG gGGGTTCCTGGTGCTTATAGTGAATCAGCAGCACAGAAGGCCTACCCAAATTGTGAAGCTGTTCCATGTCCACAATTTGAGAATGCATTTCAA AAAGTTGAGAGGTGGCTTGTGGATAGAGCAGTTTTGCCAATTGAGAATTCTCTAGGAGGGAGCATCCACAGAAATTATGACCTTCTACTCAGGCACAGGTTGCATATAGTGGGAGAAGTGAAATATGCAGTTCATCATTGTCTGATGGCCAATCATGGTGTTAAACTCGAGGATCTGAAGCGTGTTCTTAGTCATCCACAG GCTCTTGCACAATGTGAGCACACACTGACGAAGTGGGGATTGGTTAGAGAAGCAGTCGATGATACAGCTGGTGCTGCTCAG TATATTGCCATGCATGGAGTAAAAGATGCAGGAGCGGTTGCTAGTTCTGCTGCTGCAAAGATTTATGGCTTGAATATACTTGCCCAAGACATTCAG GATGATTGCGATAATGTCACCCGATTTCTAATGTTAGCACGAGAACCTATAATTCCCGGTACAGATAGGCCATTTAAG ACAAGCATAGTTTTTTCGTTGGAAGAAGGTCCGGGAATACTTTTCAAGGCTCTTGCAGTGTTCGCTCTGCGTCAAATCAACCTTTCAAAG ATTGAAAGCCGTCCTTTGCGGAACATGCCGCTGCGAATGGCTGATGATAATAGCAATGGGTCACCCAA GTATTTTGATTATCTTTTTTATGTTGATTTTGAAGCGTCAATGGCTGATCCGAGGGCACAAAATGCTCTGAGGCATCTGAAT GAGTTCGCCACATTCTTGCGAGTTCTAGGGAGTTATCCGATGGATACTGGGACGGTGTAA
- the LOC130967710 gene encoding NEDD8-specific protease 1: protein MKGSPSDEMILSYNDVVLRRYDLTILNGPFYLNDRVIELYFSYLPSCYPSQDTLLVPPSIAFWIMKCPVAEALKDFIEPLHLSDKELVIFPVNDNEDVGKAEGGSHWSLLAYYRRANKFVHHDSCRGMNSAPAKQLYRAVGGYMGQCGSASEPSFLEWTDSPQQENGYDCGLYVMAIARVICNWHVNCKNIDLTELWFPGVKEQVTPIAVAEMRGEILTLVKKLMATNQNS from the coding sequence ATGAAGGGATCACCATCAGATGAGATGATTCTGAGCTACAACGATGTTGTGCTTCGGCGTTATGATCTAACCATCCTCAACGGTCCGTTTTATCTTAATGATCGAGTTATCGAGTTGTATTTCAGCTATCTTCCATCTTGTTATCCCTCTCAGGATACCCTGCTGGTTCCACCCTCCATAGCATTTTGGATCATGAAATGTCCTGTTGCTGAGGCTCTCAAAGATTTCATAGAGCCCCTTCATTTGTCTGATAAGGAACTGGTTATATTTCCCGTCAACGATAACGAAGATGTTGGTAAAGCTGAAGGTGGGTCTCACTGGAGCCTACTTGCTTATTACAGGCGCGCTAACAAGTTTGTTCACCATGATAGTTGCAGAGGCATGAACTCAGCACCTGCTAAGCAACTCTATAGAGCTGTTGGTGGATACATGGGGCAATGCGGATCGGCATCTGAACCTAGCTTTTTGGAATGGACTGATTCACCCCAACAAGAGAATGGTTATGATTGTGGTTTGTATGTCATGGCCATAGCAAGAGTGATATGCAACTGGCATGTAAACTGCAAAAATATTGATTTAACGGAGCTGTGGTTCCCTGGTGTGAAGGAACAGGTTACTCCAATTGCGGTTGCCGAGATGCGGGGTGAGATCTTGACCTTGGTTAAAAAGCTAATGGCAACAAATCAAAACTCTTGA